The Microbacterium horticulturae genome has a window encoding:
- a CDS encoding LuxR C-terminal-related transcriptional regulator encodes MSTIAAQTVARTRPFAEPGRAGPAGTEALHALGDPPDDDVMARAEASWQAGDIDGAAVLLDGTADDGDPAVATLLSAVWAARAMMPVAADIAQRAGDDGALATAGATQIAAGRLDAPPAAAADTAPTTLGIALAALTAGLRSSLEPEVPADTLSELARASRLYTCARAATPVPELPAVIAAAAAVGLGELPTATAVIDAAVAEGQGGAWARRRLLLWQAWLAVQCEQPGQAQESLRAAQEIDHAFTPRDRFIETAVRVALTRRYEEVAELELLWAQVRNEVQQIDVDLFLLLPLATMISAVARIGDDRTLAPLQAEALDLLARLGSPPAWSAHLRWAGIQQGILLDHPDMLAPHAHALVEAAAHSAIAATMARAGRLWTAVLAGHVDPDAVELSATELAECGLAWDGARLAGHGAARSDDRRVSARLLACARHLHPPTPTTPAAAPAESSTPAPVHPAGLSDREIEVARLVVEGRTYAEIGAAIFISPRTVEHHIARIRQRLQATTRSDLVARLRVVLTEMDAAQAATAEG; translated from the coding sequence ATGTCGACGATCGCAGCACAGACCGTGGCGCGCACGCGCCCGTTCGCCGAACCCGGTCGTGCCGGGCCGGCAGGCACCGAGGCTCTGCACGCGCTGGGGGATCCGCCTGACGATGACGTGATGGCACGGGCGGAGGCATCCTGGCAGGCCGGAGACATCGACGGCGCCGCCGTGCTGCTCGACGGGACGGCCGACGACGGCGATCCCGCGGTCGCGACGCTGCTCTCGGCGGTCTGGGCCGCCCGCGCGATGATGCCGGTGGCCGCTGACATCGCCCAGCGTGCGGGCGACGACGGCGCGCTCGCGACGGCGGGGGCGACGCAGATCGCCGCCGGAAGGCTCGACGCGCCGCCGGCCGCTGCGGCTGATACGGCTCCGACGACCCTCGGCATCGCCCTCGCGGCGCTGACCGCCGGGTTGCGCTCATCCCTCGAGCCGGAGGTGCCCGCCGACACCCTGAGCGAACTGGCCCGCGCCTCGCGCCTGTACACCTGCGCGCGGGCGGCGACACCGGTTCCCGAGCTGCCGGCGGTGATCGCCGCCGCCGCAGCGGTCGGCCTGGGCGAACTGCCGACGGCGACGGCCGTCATCGACGCCGCCGTCGCCGAGGGGCAGGGCGGGGCCTGGGCGCGCCGCCGCCTGCTGCTGTGGCAGGCGTGGCTCGCGGTGCAGTGCGAGCAGCCCGGGCAGGCGCAGGAGAGCCTGCGCGCCGCACAGGAGATCGACCACGCCTTCACTCCCCGCGACCGCTTCATCGAGACCGCCGTGCGCGTCGCGCTCACCCGGAGGTACGAAGAGGTCGCCGAACTCGAGCTGCTGTGGGCGCAGGTGCGCAACGAGGTGCAGCAGATCGACGTCGACCTGTTCCTGCTGCTGCCGCTGGCGACCATGATCAGCGCGGTGGCGCGGATCGGAGACGACCGCACACTCGCACCCCTCCAGGCCGAAGCACTCGATCTGCTGGCCCGGCTGGGGTCACCGCCCGCCTGGTCGGCGCATCTGCGGTGGGCGGGCATCCAGCAGGGCATCCTGCTCGACCACCCCGACATGCTCGCCCCGCACGCGCACGCTCTCGTCGAGGCCGCCGCGCACAGCGCTATAGCGGCCACCATGGCCCGCGCCGGCAGGCTCTGGACCGCGGTGCTGGCCGGCCATGTCGACCCCGACGCCGTCGAGCTCTCGGCCACGGAACTGGCCGAATGCGGGCTGGCGTGGGATGGTGCGCGCCTCGCCGGGCACGGCGCGGCCCGCTCCGACGATCGCCGGGTCTCGGCGCGGCTGCTGGCCTGTGCGCGGCATCTGCACCCGCCCACGCCGACGACGCCCGCCGCCGCTCCCGCCGAGAGCTCGACGCCGGCCCCGGTCCATCCCGCAGGGCTCAGCGACCGCGAGATCGAAGTGGCGCGGCTGGTCGTGGAGGGCAGGACGTACGCCGAGATCGGCGCGGCGATCTTCATCTCTCCCCGCACGGTCGAGCACCACATAGCCCGCATCCGCCAGCGGCTGCAGGCGACCACGCGATCGGACCTCGTGGCCCGTCTGCGCGTTGTTCTGACGGAGATGGATGCCGCGCAGGCGGCGACGGCGGAGGGCTGA
- a CDS encoding dynamin family protein — MTDSEIADVLTLVAAARGVYRDDPAAQSVLGALEERLREPLRVAVAGIVKAGKSTLLNALLGERIAPTDAGECTRVVTWYRYADVPSITVHPHGARAQQIPVRRTAGRLVLDLGRYAAEDVDHIEVHWPSRMLRTLTLIDTPGIASLSQDLSARSLALLTPEESPSSADAILYLIRHLHASDLKFLEAFRDTAAGTAQTVNALAVLSRADEIGSGRIDSLLSARRVAERYERDGMLSSLALGVMPVAGLLAEGARTLRESEFASFRTLAQLERVEREPMLVSADRFVNTAHALPEASRRELLDRFGIFGVRLATSLIRGGADDSSVLAEQLVAQSGLNELVATVRMHFRSRAPALKARAVCDALTQLIAEKPRPSTDEIEAGIEKIQVGAHGLRELALLGRIRTGDVTLPPALVREAERIIGGAGDDASLRLGLPPDSDGDALRARLDDRLDHWRAVSASPLVMRDGVQAARTVVRSLERIASEIGCRGADATDVVTAGGPGDGPAEGAQQQRQKHEAALQHQRRSQQGALWTGGRELDHDQVQQQLHQERRQLPPSDTRAAAHE; from the coding sequence ATGACAGACAGCGAGATCGCCGACGTCCTCACGCTGGTCGCCGCCGCGCGCGGCGTGTACCGCGACGATCCGGCGGCCCAGAGCGTGCTCGGCGCGCTCGAGGAGCGGCTGCGCGAGCCGCTGCGGGTGGCGGTGGCCGGGATCGTGAAGGCGGGCAAGTCCACGCTGCTCAATGCCCTGCTGGGCGAGCGGATCGCCCCCACGGATGCCGGCGAGTGCACCCGCGTGGTGACCTGGTACCGGTACGCCGACGTGCCCTCCATCACCGTGCACCCGCACGGCGCCCGCGCGCAGCAGATTCCGGTGCGGCGCACGGCCGGCCGCCTCGTCCTCGACCTCGGCAGGTACGCGGCCGAAGACGTCGACCACATCGAGGTGCACTGGCCGTCGCGCATGCTGCGCACGCTGACGCTGATCGATACTCCCGGCATCGCGTCGCTCTCGCAGGATCTCTCGGCGCGGTCCCTCGCCCTGCTGACCCCCGAAGAGTCGCCCTCGTCGGCCGACGCCATCCTCTATCTCATCCGGCACCTGCACGCCTCGGACCTCAAGTTCCTCGAGGCGTTCCGCGACACCGCCGCCGGCACCGCGCAGACGGTGAATGCGCTCGCCGTGCTCTCACGCGCCGACGAGATCGGATCGGGACGCATCGACTCGCTGCTGTCGGCGCGCCGGGTCGCCGAGCGCTACGAACGGGACGGGATGCTGTCATCCCTCGCCCTCGGGGTCATGCCGGTGGCCGGCCTGCTCGCCGAGGGCGCGCGCACGCTGCGAGAGAGCGAATTCGCCAGCTTCCGCACCCTCGCGCAGCTGGAGCGCGTAGAGCGCGAGCCGATGCTCGTCTCGGCCGACCGCTTCGTCAACACCGCGCACGCACTTCCTGAGGCGAGCCGTCGCGAGCTGCTGGACCGATTCGGCATCTTCGGGGTGCGCCTGGCGACCTCGCTGATCCGCGGCGGCGCCGACGACTCGTCCGTCCTGGCCGAGCAGCTGGTCGCCCAGAGCGGATTGAACGAACTCGTCGCGACCGTCCGGATGCACTTCCGCTCCCGTGCACCCGCCTTGAAGGCGCGTGCTGTCTGCGATGCTCTGACCCAGCTCATCGCCGAGAAGCCCCGACCGTCGACCGACGAGATCGAGGCGGGCATCGAGAAGATCCAGGTCGGCGCGCACGGGCTGCGCGAGCTGGCACTGCTCGGGCGCATCCGCACGGGCGACGTCACGCTGCCGCCCGCCCTCGTGCGCGAGGCCGAGCGCATCATCGGAGGGGCAGGCGACGACGCGTCGCTGCGCCTCGGCCTGCCGCCGGACTCCGACGGCGACGCGCTGCGCGCGCGGCTCGACGATCGTCTCGACCACTGGCGGGCCGTGAGCGCCTCGCCTTTGGTGATGCGCGACGGGGTGCAGGCCGCGCGCACCGTGGTGCGGAGTCTGGAGCGGATCGCGTCAGAGATCGGATGCCGCGGTGCCGACGCGACGGACGTCGTGACCGCGGGCGGTCCAGGCGATGGCCCGGCTGAAGGTGCTCAACAGCAGCGCCAGAAGCACGAAGCCGCACTGCAGCATCAGCGCCGGTCGCAGCAGGGCGCCCTGTGGACCGGTGGCCGCGAGCTGGATCACGACCAGGTACAGCAGCAGCTGCACCAGGAACGTCGTCAGCTGCCACCATCGGATACCCGAGCGGCGGCTCATGAATGA
- the groES gene encoding co-chaperone GroES produces MSVSIKPLEDRIVIQQVEAEQTTASGLVIPDTAKEKPQEGEVVAVGPGRIDDNGNRVPLDVAVGDRVLYSKYGGTEVKFGADEYLVLSARDVLAVVVR; encoded by the coding sequence GTGTCGGTTTCCATCAAGCCGCTCGAGGACCGCATCGTCATCCAGCAGGTCGAGGCCGAGCAGACCACCGCGAGTGGTCTGGTCATCCCCGACACTGCCAAGGAGAAGCCCCAGGAGGGCGAGGTCGTGGCCGTGGGCCCCGGCCGCATCGACGACAACGGCAACCGCGTTCCGCTCGACGTCGCCGTCGGCGACCGTGTGCTCTACAGCAAGTACGGCGGGACCGAGGTCAAGTTCGGTGCCGACGAGTACCTCGTGCTCTCGGCTCGCGACGTCCTGGCGGTCGTCGTCCGCTAG
- a CDS encoding dynamin family protein, protein MTEPIAQTRDIAPTALSATELVQLIDELGRIVDETGRTDLGGRLAQARERLRDPAVRVVVVGEFKQGKSKLINALVNAPVCPVDDDIATSVPTVVGYGSEPRAWIVTRIADAAGDTRTDRSPVSIDELAGYVSEHGNPGNEQGIVAAEASLPREILKGGLRLVDSPGVGGLESHSALSTLTALASAHAVLLVSDASQEYTEPEVQFLKYALRLSPNVAAVLAKTDLYPQWRQIESIDRRHLGDVGDVPIFAVSSDLRLLAAAGQDRELNSESGFPALVAHLRRDVVERAELLHADAAAHDLRSVLEQTSVAARAELEAVRNPSQTPRILAELEFATARAEEFRGRTAKWQIALNDGIGDLISDMEHDLRERLRKVQREAEDAIDEGDPGPIWEQIVEWIDQRTAAAVAETFVWTNERSRWLTEEVAELFAEEERTLPAIEVDDTYGVLDAVERPHDLDPGRMKAAEKIYIGVRGSYGGVLMVGLATGLIGLTLINPISLLAGVLVGRRAYREDMSARLARRRFEAKTLVRRYIDDAIFQSGKQLKDRLRVVQRTARDHFSGIADELHRSLTEAVNRARNAAGTYSADRDKQIARLEAQLQALDRLRRRIPPLRSITEPDQG, encoded by the coding sequence ATGACCGAGCCGATCGCTCAGACGCGTGACATCGCGCCGACCGCGCTGTCGGCGACCGAACTCGTGCAACTCATCGACGAGCTGGGACGGATCGTCGATGAGACCGGACGCACCGATCTCGGCGGACGCCTCGCCCAGGCCCGCGAGCGCCTGCGCGACCCCGCCGTGCGGGTGGTCGTGGTCGGTGAGTTCAAGCAGGGCAAGAGCAAGCTCATCAACGCGCTGGTGAACGCCCCGGTGTGTCCGGTCGACGACGACATCGCCACGAGCGTGCCCACTGTGGTCGGCTACGGCAGCGAGCCCCGCGCGTGGATCGTGACCCGCATCGCGGATGCGGCCGGCGACACGCGCACCGACCGCAGCCCGGTGTCGATCGATGAGCTGGCCGGTTACGTCTCCGAGCACGGCAACCCCGGCAACGAGCAGGGCATCGTCGCCGCCGAGGCGTCGTTGCCGCGCGAGATCCTCAAGGGCGGCCTGCGCCTCGTCGACTCCCCAGGGGTGGGCGGCCTCGAATCGCACAGCGCCCTGTCGACGCTCACGGCGCTGGCCTCGGCACACGCGGTGCTTCTCGTGTCGGACGCCTCGCAGGAATACACCGAGCCGGAAGTGCAATTCCTCAAGTACGCGCTGCGCCTGTCGCCGAACGTCGCGGCCGTGCTTGCGAAGACCGACCTGTATCCGCAGTGGCGGCAGATCGAGTCGATCGACCGCCGGCATCTGGGCGACGTCGGTGACGTGCCGATCTTCGCCGTCTCGAGCGATCTGCGCCTGCTGGCCGCAGCCGGGCAGGACCGCGAGCTGAACTCCGAGTCGGGCTTTCCCGCGCTCGTCGCGCACCTGCGCCGCGACGTCGTCGAACGCGCCGAACTGCTGCATGCGGATGCGGCTGCGCACGACCTGCGTTCGGTGCTCGAGCAGACGTCGGTGGCGGCACGTGCCGAGCTCGAGGCCGTGCGCAATCCGAGCCAGACCCCGCGCATCCTCGCCGAGCTGGAGTTCGCCACTGCTCGTGCCGAAGAGTTTCGCGGACGCACGGCGAAATGGCAGATCGCGCTCAACGACGGCATCGGAGACCTCATCTCCGACATGGAGCACGACCTGCGTGAGCGGCTGCGCAAGGTGCAGCGCGAAGCGGAGGACGCCATCGACGAGGGCGACCCCGGACCCATCTGGGAGCAGATCGTCGAGTGGATCGATCAGCGCACGGCCGCGGCGGTCGCCGAGACGTTCGTGTGGACCAACGAACGCTCCCGCTGGCTCACCGAAGAGGTGGCCGAGCTGTTCGCTGAAGAGGAGCGGACGCTGCCCGCGATCGAGGTCGACGACACCTACGGCGTGCTCGACGCCGTCGAGCGGCCGCACGATCTCGACCCGGGACGGATGAAGGCCGCCGAGAAGATCTACATCGGCGTGCGCGGCTCGTACGGCGGCGTGCTCATGGTGGGGCTGGCCACCGGCCTCATCGGGCTCACGCTGATCAACCCGATCTCGCTTCTGGCAGGGGTGCTCGTCGGGCGCCGCGCCTACCGCGAAGACATGAGCGCGCGTCTGGCGCGGCGCCGCTTCGAAGCCAAGACGCTGGTGCGGCGCTATATCGACGACGCCATCTTCCAGTCGGGAAAGCAGCTCAAAGACCGGTTGCGCGTCGTGCAGCGCACCGCGCGCGACCACTTCAGCGGCATCGCCGACGAGCTGCACCGCTCGCTCACCGAGGCGGTGAACCGCGCGCGCAACGCGGCGGGCACGTACAGCGCGGATCGTGACAAGCAGATAGCACGACTCGAAGCGCAGTTGCAGGCGCTCGACCGGCTGCGTCGCCGGATTCCTCCGCTGCGATCGATCACGGAGCCGGATCAGGGATGA
- a CDS encoding Hsp70 family protein: MRGVRSQWGAKHMGHAYAMAVRIGTSTIAAATAHVDFDDTVVTEPAPLGRDHDTLPAVAFVQDDGTVLIGDDAEAAALTHPPSRIDGFTALVGEDVPLIAAGRPFLAEDLFARAVAHVVATTTAVEGCAPRRVAVVCPLGWGPYRRTVAAAALAAVGLGDVDLISTPLAAARQQARYRALRDDEVFLVCDLGATTFAATLVASDDERNLCVRADPVSLLDAGGTDIDDAIVRHAAATSDVLARTLAESDPASPGPLATVRPACAKAKHALSDDVAAVIPITLPAGRSSIRLTRGELETLSEPLVQRTLDAVEAVLSGAGLSAERIACVIPVGGGARMPLVAQKLSERLCRPIAADIDPAFIALFGAAHLSWERADAEAAEAPASDGASAEQTDEAGMDIPVENAPVPTGASRLADMRELVSVPGSRWYSAALLAGAAIVAAGIVLGGSMAAGTRLTPDDVALPAADPADDDSGVDEHEASRPTPAPVLPGRVDTRSLLVSDRGTGADRPPSPGVGDRFISDASRTEVPDDPAATAHPSAPSVPSADPVMERRDNAGTGTTDSAGATTPRPPASGDTADADQANAADGANDASGSAGDPADADAPSESDSPSASTGSTASSGSTGSTGTTGSTASSGSGDSPSGGASEPEGSTETPSDPPAPDPAPAPDPAPSTDPAPSPAPDPTPEPAPTTPPADPADAEVPAAAGTEDPDGAAAAASPTTSTPSSAPDDSDDARAG, encoded by the coding sequence GTGCGGGGTGTGCGTTCGCAATGGGGGGCGAAGCACATGGGGCACGCGTACGCGATGGCGGTGCGAATCGGAACGAGCACCATCGCCGCAGCGACCGCGCACGTCGACTTCGACGACACCGTCGTCACCGAGCCCGCCCCGCTCGGACGCGACCACGACACTCTTCCCGCGGTCGCCTTCGTACAGGATGACGGCACGGTGCTCATCGGCGACGACGCCGAGGCCGCCGCGCTCACGCATCCGCCGTCTCGGATCGATGGGTTCACCGCCCTTGTCGGCGAAGACGTGCCGCTCATCGCGGCCGGCCGACCGTTTCTGGCCGAAGACCTGTTCGCGCGGGCGGTCGCCCACGTCGTTGCGACGACCACCGCCGTCGAGGGGTGCGCGCCGCGTCGCGTCGCCGTCGTGTGCCCGCTCGGCTGGGGACCGTATCGGCGCACGGTGGCCGCTGCCGCACTGGCCGCTGTGGGTCTGGGCGACGTCGACCTGATCAGCACGCCGTTGGCTGCGGCACGCCAGCAGGCGAGATACCGCGCGCTGCGCGACGACGAGGTCTTCCTCGTGTGCGACCTGGGCGCGACGACGTTCGCGGCGACCCTGGTGGCCTCAGACGATGAGCGCAACCTGTGCGTGCGAGCCGATCCGGTCAGCCTCCTCGATGCCGGCGGCACCGACATCGACGACGCGATCGTGCGCCATGCCGCCGCGACCTCGGACGTCCTCGCGCGCACGCTCGCGGAATCCGACCCCGCCTCTCCCGGACCTCTCGCCACCGTGCGCCCCGCATGCGCGAAGGCGAAGCATGCGCTCTCCGACGACGTCGCGGCTGTCATCCCGATCACGTTGCCGGCCGGTCGCTCGAGCATCCGCCTCACGCGCGGTGAGCTCGAGACGCTCAGCGAGCCACTCGTGCAGCGCACCCTCGACGCGGTCGAGGCGGTGCTGTCGGGCGCCGGGCTCTCCGCCGAGCGCATCGCGTGCGTCATCCCGGTCGGTGGCGGGGCGCGGATGCCGCTGGTCGCGCAGAAGCTCTCCGAACGTCTCTGCCGGCCGATCGCCGCCGACATCGACCCGGCGTTCATCGCCCTGTTCGGGGCCGCCCACCTGTCGTGGGAGCGTGCGGACGCCGAGGCCGCCGAGGCGCCGGCCAGCGACGGCGCGTCCGCCGAGCAGACCGATGAGGCCGGGATGGACATTCCCGTCGAGAACGCCCCCGTGCCGACGGGCGCGAGCCGATTGGCCGACATGCGCGAGCTCGTGAGCGTTCCGGGCAGCCGCTGGTATTCGGCGGCCCTTCTGGCGGGGGCCGCGATCGTGGCCGCCGGCATCGTGCTCGGCGGATCGATGGCCGCCGGAACGCGCCTGACGCCCGACGACGTCGCGCTTCCGGCAGCCGACCCGGCGGACGACGACTCCGGTGTCGATGAGCACGAGGCGTCACGTCCCACGCCGGCGCCGGTGCTGCCGGGCCGCGTCGACACGCGCAGTCTGCTCGTGAGCGACCGGGGCACGGGCGCCGACCGCCCGCCGTCGCCAGGCGTCGGCGACCGCTTCATCAGCGATGCGTCGCGCACCGAGGTTCCGGACGATCCGGCGGCCACCGCGCATCCCTCGGCACCGTCCGTGCCGTCAGCGGACCCGGTGATGGAGCGGCGCGACAATGCCGGCACGGGCACGACCGACTCTGCCGGCGCCACGACTCCTCGGCCACCGGCATCGGGAGACACCGCGGACGCAGATCAAGCGAACGCCGCGGATGGCGCCAATGACGCGTCCGGCAGCGCGGGCGACCCGGCCGACGCGGACGCGCCGTCGGAATCGGACTCGCCATCCGCGTCCACCGGGTCGACCGCCTCCTCCGGATCCACCGGCTCGACGGGAACCACGGGCTCGACCGCGTCCTCCGGATCCGGCGACTCACCGTCGGGCGGCGCATCCGAGCCCGAGGGCAGCACCGAGACACCGTCCGATCCGCCGGCTCCTGACCCCGCGCCGGCTCCTGACCCCGCGCCGAGCACGGACCCGGCGCCCTCGCCCGCACCCGACCCGACGCCGGAGCCTGCACCCACGACTCCCCCGGCGGACCCGGCCGACGCCGAAGTACCGGCCGCTGCCGGCACCGAAGACCCCGATGGCGCCGCGGCCGCGGCATCCCCCACCACATCCACTCCGTCGTCTGCTCCCGACGACTCCGACGACGCACGCGCCGGATGA
- the rarD gene encoding EamA family transporter RarD, giving the protein MKQATSETTTGGLYAFAAYLLWGLFPLYFLTLLPTTPWEVVAWRVLLSLVFCVVALTVTRGWRAFGRIVRQPRLLGWTAAAGILIFVNWTVYLVATLTGHVIEASLGYFINPIVTVLLGVLVLHERLRPAQWTAIGIAVVAVVVIVVGYGQVPWISLLLAFSFGLYGLTKNRVGGSVDAVSGLTLETAWLSPVAVGLLIWVGATSGITAGTAGAAHAVLLLLAGIVTAVPLLLFAAATRRAPLSLIGLLQFLTPILQFATGAFLLHEAMPLERWIGFALVWVALIVLSVDSVRNARRPRGVDDVAEIA; this is encoded by the coding sequence GTGAAGCAGGCGACGAGCGAGACGACCACGGGCGGGCTCTACGCCTTCGCCGCGTACCTGCTGTGGGGACTGTTCCCCCTGTACTTCCTGACGCTGCTGCCCACCACCCCATGGGAGGTCGTCGCCTGGCGCGTGCTGCTCTCGCTCGTGTTCTGCGTCGTCGCCCTCACCGTCACCCGCGGCTGGCGCGCGTTCGGACGCATTGTGCGACAGCCCCGACTTCTCGGCTGGACCGCGGCCGCCGGCATCCTGATCTTCGTCAACTGGACCGTCTACCTCGTGGCCACCCTCACCGGGCACGTGATCGAGGCGAGCCTGGGCTACTTCATCAACCCGATCGTCACGGTGCTGCTGGGCGTTCTCGTGCTGCACGAGCGGCTGCGGCCGGCGCAGTGGACCGCGATCGGGATCGCCGTGGTGGCCGTGGTCGTCATCGTCGTCGGCTACGGGCAGGTGCCGTGGATCTCGCTGCTGCTGGCGTTCTCGTTCGGCCTGTACGGGCTGACGAAGAACCGGGTCGGCGGATCGGTCGACGCCGTGAGCGGGCTGACGCTGGAGACGGCCTGGCTCTCGCCGGTGGCCGTGGGCCTGCTCATCTGGGTGGGGGCGACCTCGGGCATCACGGCGGGCACCGCCGGCGCCGCGCATGCCGTGCTGCTGCTGCTGGCGGGCATCGTCACGGCAGTGCCGCTGCTGCTGTTCGCGGCGGCCACCCGCCGGGCGCCGCTGAGTCTGATCGGACTGCTGCAGTTCCTCACGCCGATCCTGCAGTTCGCCACCGGGGCGTTCCTGCTGCACGAGGCCATGCCCCTGGAACGCTGGATCGGCTTCGCACTGGTCTGGGTCGCCCTCATCGTGCTGAGCGTCGACTCGGTGCGCAACGCCCGGCGCCCGCGCGGCGTGGACGACGTCGCCGAGATCGCTTGA
- a CDS encoding IniB N-terminal domain-containing protein, which yields MMTTLLTTIADALIEFILSLLRDPAAAAEFENDPDGTLARNGLTGVCAADVQAVRPVVIDHPQVSVRSVPDPIVVHVAPAPQPFAADPIAVRDITHMAQTFHFDNRSTIIDQSVNQSIWAEGDVTQQFDHEAVIASGDGANAAGHDVDNSTTDATMGDVSIGNTDTDITVDDSYNDSSTDSTTTVDANVDDSFNDSSNDTDVDTTVDGSFNGDGAALAVAATGAADAADDGTADNDSAGDADVDAAAGPVDSDAADSTPAAADSVAADTVDSAPLDSAPLDSAPLDSAPLDSAPLDSAPLDSAPLDSDPVDASADLSIDNAPDDAGAYPETEPPIDVAYDEP from the coding sequence ATGATGACCACATTGCTGACCACGATCGCGGATGCGCTGATCGAGTTCATCCTCAGTCTGCTGCGGGACCCCGCCGCCGCGGCGGAGTTCGAGAACGACCCCGACGGCACACTCGCACGCAACGGGCTGACCGGTGTGTGCGCGGCCGACGTGCAGGCGGTCAGACCGGTCGTCATCGACCACCCGCAGGTGTCGGTGCGCTCCGTCCCCGATCCGATCGTGGTGCATGTGGCGCCGGCACCTCAGCCGTTCGCGGCCGACCCGATCGCCGTCCGTGACATCACGCACATGGCGCAGACGTTCCACTTCGACAATCGGTCCACCATCATCGACCAGTCGGTGAACCAGAGCATCTGGGCCGAGGGAGACGTGACGCAGCAGTTCGATCACGAGGCCGTGATCGCCTCGGGCGACGGCGCCAATGCTGCCGGACACGACGTCGACAACTCAACCACCGACGCCACGATGGGCGACGTCTCGATCGGCAACACCGACACCGACATCACCGTGGACGACTCGTACAACGACTCGTCGACCGACAGCACCACAACCGTCGATGCGAACGTGGACGACTCGTTCAACGACAGCTCTAACGACACCGACGTCGACACGACCGTCGACGGCTCGTTCAACGGCGACGGGGCGGCCCTCGCCGTCGCGGCCACCGGCGCTGCCGACGCCGCCGACGACGGCACCGCAGACAACGACAGCGCCGGCGATGCGGACGTGGATGCCGCGGCTGGCCCCGTCGACAGTGACGCCGCAGACAGCACCCCGGCGGCCGCCGACTCCGTCGCTGCAGACACCGTGGACAGTGCACCGCTGGACAGTGCACCACTGGACAGTGCACCACTGGACAGCGCACCGCTGGACAGCGCACCGCTGGACAGTGCACCGCTGGACAGTGCACCGCTGGACAGCGACCCTGTCGACGCGAGCGCCGATCTGAGCATCGACAACGCGCCGGACGACGCCGGCGCCTATCCCGAAACGGAGCCACCGATCGATGTCGCGTACGACGAGCCGTGA
- a CDS encoding ABC transporter substrate-binding protein, with amino-acid sequence MPTFAQQGSKMNVLKKSRTARVFAGLAVVSASALVMAGCAGSSDTKPSGDTGDKPAAADLTLKLGSLLPETGSLAFLGAPMEAGVALAVDQVNKADAGVTIKLSQADEGDTDTKAYETSIEKLKSEGITALVGAASSSVTKLIIDGNIGAGILTVSPSNTSADFSGLSPLYFRTAPSDNLQGEVLGNEAAEDGAKTLGIIYQNDGYGTGLAEAIKTTFESTGGKVVAEASYNVGDGQFDAQVSTIAAAKPDAVAVVSYDQFKTIAPLLGNAGVDTGKLYLVDGNLSNYSKDKLGVNLKGSKGTRAGAELPEDFIDQLNAVWTAAGNDPINDLTYSAEAYDAVMLIALSALEARSVKGADMAAKMQEVSGGSGKGTKCTTFAECAKIINDGGTPDYDGLSGEVTFDDKNDPAGAAIGVYQYGADNNNTRIK; translated from the coding sequence ATGCCCACGTTCGCACAGCAAGGGAGCAAGATGAACGTTTTGAAGAAGTCGCGCACGGCGCGGGTCTTCGCGGGGCTCGCGGTCGTCAGCGCGAGCGCCCTGGTGATGGCCGGCTGCGCCGGCTCGTCCGACACGAAGCCCTCCGGTGACACAGGCGACAAGCCCGCGGCCGCCGACCTCACGCTGAAGCTCGGCTCGCTGCTTCCTGAGACCGGCAGTCTCGCCTTCCTCGGCGCGCCGATGGAAGCGGGCGTCGCGCTCGCCGTCGACCAGGTCAACAAGGCCGACGCCGGCGTCACCATCAAGCTCTCGCAGGCCGATGAAGGCGACACCGACACCAAGGCCTACGAGACCTCGATCGAGAAGCTGAAGAGCGAGGGCATCACCGCGCTCGTCGGGGCCGCGTCATCCAGTGTCACGAAGCTCATCATCGACGGCAACATCGGTGCGGGCATCCTCACCGTCTCGCCGTCGAACACCTCGGCGGACTTCTCGGGCCTGAGCCCGCTGTACTTCCGCACCGCTCCGAGCGACAACCTGCAGGGTGAGGTGCTCGGCAACGAGGCCGCCGAAGACGGCGCCAAGACCCTCGGGATCATCTACCAGAACGACGGCTACGGCACCGGTCTGGCCGAGGCGATCAAGACCACGTTCGAGAGCACCGGCGGCAAGGTCGTCGCCGAGGCGTCGTACAACGTCGGCGACGGCCAGTTCGACGCGCAGGTCTCGACGATCGCGGCGGCCAAGCCCGACGCGGTCGCGGTGGTGTCGTACGACCAGTTCAAGACGATCGCGCCGCTGCTCGGCAACGCCGGGGTCGACACCGGCAAGCTCTACCTGGTCGACGGCAACCTGTCGAACTACTCGAAGGACAAGCTGGGCGTCAACCTCAAGGGCTCGAAGGGCACCCGCGCCGGTGCCGAGCTGCCGGAGGACTTCATCGACCAGCTCAACGCGGTCTGGACGGCGGCGGGCAACGACCCGATCAACGACCTGACCTACTCGGCCGAGGCCTACGACGCCGTGATGCTGATCGCGCTGTCGGCGCTGGAGGCCCGCTCGGTCAAGGGCGCTGACATGGCCGCCAAGATGCAGGAGGTCTCGGGCGGTTCCGGCAAGGGCACCAAGTGCACGACCTTCGCCGAGTGCGCCAAGATCATCAACGACGGCGGAACGCCCGACTACGACGGTCTGTCCGGTGAGGTCACGTTCGACGACAAGAACGACCCGGCCGGCGCCGCGATCGGCGTCTACCAGTACGGCGCAGACAACAACAACACGCGGATCAAGTAA